A DNA window from bacterium contains the following coding sequences:
- a CDS encoding 4-hydroxythreonine-4-phosphate dehydrogenase PdxA produces MAGAPRPAVALTLGDPAGIGPELIAKLIARGELMRQAHVVVVGDRWVWEDGQRVAGTRTALHEVASIADARAWAERAREEPGIPCFCAIETVRPEEITRAVANAAGGASVLRALRTCLDAARAGEVDALCFAPLNKLAMKQAGLKFPDELHFFADYLGVRGYVCELNVLEGLWTTRVTSHIPLKDVAGTLSRERIKDAARLLHRSLRAAGVARPRIAVAGLNPHAGEGGTCGREELDIIAPAIHEAGAEGVPMDGPFPADTIFLRALAGLYDGILTMYHDQGQIALKLMGFDRGVTVQGGLPVPITTPAHGTAFDIAGQNKASVEALSRAFGIACRMAASAAQRGFTSGSS; encoded by the coding sequence ATGGCCGGCGCCCCCCGACCCGCCGTGGCCCTCACCCTGGGCGATCCCGCCGGGATCGGACCGGAGCTGATCGCCAAGCTCATCGCGCGCGGCGAGCTGATGCGGCAGGCGCACGTCGTCGTGGTCGGCGACCGCTGGGTGTGGGAGGACGGGCAGCGCGTCGCCGGCACGCGGACGGCGCTTCACGAGGTCGCGTCCATCGCAGACGCCCGCGCCTGGGCGGAGCGGGCGCGCGAAGAGCCGGGCATCCCGTGCTTCTGCGCGATCGAGACCGTGCGGCCGGAAGAGATCACACGCGCTGTGGCCAACGCCGCGGGCGGCGCATCGGTGCTGCGCGCACTTCGGACCTGTCTCGACGCGGCGCGCGCAGGCGAGGTCGACGCCCTCTGCTTCGCCCCGCTCAACAAGCTGGCGATGAAGCAGGCCGGCCTCAAGTTTCCGGACGAGCTGCACTTCTTCGCCGATTACCTCGGGGTGCGCGGGTACGTCTGCGAACTGAACGTCCTCGAGGGCCTGTGGACCACGCGCGTCACGTCGCACATTCCATTAAAAGACGTCGCCGGCACGCTGAGCCGCGAGCGCATCAAGGACGCGGCGCGCCTCCTCCATCGCTCGCTCCGGGCGGCCGGCGTCGCGCGGCCGCGCATCGCCGTGGCCGGGCTCAACCCCCACGCCGGCGAAGGCGGCACGTGCGGACGCGAGGAGCTCGACATCATCGCGCCGGCGATTCACGAGGCCGGGGCGGAAGGCGTGCCCATGGACGGGCCGTTTCCGGCCGACACCATCTTTCTGCGGGCGCTCGCGGGGCTGTACGACGGCATCCTGACGATGTACCACGACCAGGGGCAGATCGCCCTGAAGCTGATGGGCTTTGACCGGGGCGTCACGGTCCAGGGCGGGTTGCCGGTGCCAATCACCACGCCGGCGCACGGCACCGCATTCGACATCGCCGGTCAGAATAAGGCGAGCGTCGAAGCGCTCAGCCGCGCGTTCGGGATCGCCTGCCGGATGGCCGCCTCGGCGGCGCAGCGCGGCTTTACTTCTGGATCGAGTTGA
- the treS gene encoding maltose alpha-D-glucosyltransferase: MSPSPRRNGAAGAPSLTRRRPAAASQGRAAAARARTAPADPLWYKDGVIYEVHVRAFADSNGDGIGDFPGLTARLDYIQSLGVTALWLLPFYPSPLKDDGYDIADYTGIHPSYGTMRDFRTFLGEAHARGIRVITELVLNHTSDRHPWFQRARRARSGTVARDFYVWSDTPDRYREARIIFRDFEPSNWTLDPVAHAYYWHRFYSHQPDLNFDSPAVREAMLEVVDFWMEMGVDGMRLDAVPYLYEREDTICENLPETHAFLKALRRHIDDRFPARVLLAEANQWPEDAIAYFGGGDECQMAFHFPLMPRLFMAIRQEDRFPVIEILSQTPPIPPTCQWAMFLRNHDELTLEMVTDEDRDYMYRVYAHDPAARINLGIRRRLAPLLGNHRRRIELMNGLLFSIPGTPVIYYGDEIGMGDNIYLGDRNSVRTPMQWSADRNAGFSRANPQRLFLPATIDPEYHYETVNVEAQHDNPHSLLWWMRRLVAMRQRYRAFGRGTLEFLQPDNRRVLAFMRRYGDEQLLIVANLSRFVQYVELPLQAWSGMVPVEVFGRTPFPPIGELPYLLTLGPHTFYWFSLERPASRAAREPELPVRAPLAAPDGWEALVTGQDRALVDAVWTYIRGRRWFGGKGRAVRAVAIQNAVRLPLDPGASHVVLLRVDYVEGEPEVYALPLAFVAAGTGADTVRRDLPGALIADVREPGGDGVLYDGVYDRATQLALLDVIARRRRARTGHADLAGVQTQAFREVVPWAGQAGATVPESTVLRGEQSNTSLVYGDRCILKLFRKPEAGRHPDFEISRFLTEKAAFPHAPRAGGAIEYRFGDETRTVAILSQFVANEGDAWRYTVDELGHYFERVAAGMEIPAPPGGALIAAARVDPSPEAVAAVGPYLDDARLLGQRTAEMHVALASDPADPDFAPEPLTAMYQRSIYQSVRSTVRGALQTLRRNMAGLDEAARPIAERVAAAEDDLLGRLHPLLEGRITAARIRCHGDYHLGQVLWTGKDFVIIDFEGEPARPLSERRHKRPPLRDVAGMLRSFDYAALTALADHTARGLAPAPDLEARLRAGARLWTHWISASFLGGYLTAAGAPPSTKGNRSRGPAAPIVPSDPRAAQLLLDAFLIDKAAYELGYELNNRPAWAWIPLTGILALLGRLPAGGR, from the coding sequence GTGAGCCCCTCTCCGCGGCGCAATGGAGCCGCCGGCGCCCCGTCCCTGACGCGGCGCCGGCCCGCGGCGGCGTCACAGGGCCGCGCGGCCGCCGCGCGCGCGCGCACCGCGCCGGCCGATCCGCTCTGGTACAAAGACGGCGTCATCTACGAAGTGCACGTCCGCGCGTTCGCCGACAGCAACGGCGACGGAATCGGCGACTTCCCGGGGTTGACGGCGCGGCTCGACTACATTCAAAGCCTCGGCGTGACGGCGCTGTGGCTGCTGCCGTTCTACCCGTCGCCGCTCAAGGACGACGGCTACGACATCGCCGACTACACCGGCATCCATCCGTCCTACGGGACGATGCGGGACTTCCGGACGTTTCTGGGCGAGGCGCACGCCCGGGGGATCCGCGTCATCACCGAGCTCGTGCTCAACCACACTTCCGACCGCCATCCGTGGTTCCAGCGCGCCCGCCGCGCCCGGTCGGGGACGGTCGCCCGCGACTTCTACGTGTGGAGCGACACCCCCGACCGCTACCGCGAGGCGCGCATCATCTTCCGCGATTTCGAGCCGTCCAACTGGACGCTCGATCCGGTGGCCCACGCCTATTACTGGCACCGCTTCTACTCGCACCAGCCGGACCTCAATTTCGACTCGCCGGCGGTGCGCGAGGCGATGCTGGAAGTCGTCGACTTCTGGATGGAGATGGGCGTCGACGGGATGCGCCTGGACGCGGTTCCCTACCTGTACGAGCGGGAAGACACCATCTGCGAGAACCTGCCCGAGACCCACGCGTTCTTGAAGGCGCTGCGCCGGCATATCGACGACCGCTTCCCCGCGCGCGTCCTGCTGGCCGAGGCCAACCAGTGGCCGGAGGACGCGATCGCCTACTTCGGCGGCGGCGACGAGTGTCAGATGGCGTTCCACTTCCCGCTCATGCCGCGGTTGTTCATGGCGATCCGGCAGGAGGACCGCTTTCCGGTCATCGAGATCCTCTCGCAGACGCCGCCGATTCCGCCGACGTGCCAGTGGGCGATGTTTCTGCGCAACCACGACGAGCTGACGCTCGAGATGGTGACCGACGAGGACCGCGACTACATGTACCGGGTGTACGCGCACGATCCCGCGGCGCGGATCAACCTCGGCATCCGCCGCCGTCTCGCGCCGCTGCTCGGCAACCACCGCCGCCGGATCGAGCTGATGAACGGCCTGCTCTTCTCGATCCCCGGCACGCCGGTGATCTACTACGGCGACGAGATCGGGATGGGCGACAATATCTACCTCGGCGACCGGAACAGCGTGCGGACGCCGATGCAGTGGAGCGCCGACCGCAACGCCGGATTCTCGCGGGCCAACCCGCAGCGGCTCTTCCTGCCGGCGACCATCGACCCCGAGTATCACTACGAGACCGTGAACGTCGAGGCGCAGCACGACAACCCGCACTCCCTGCTCTGGTGGATGCGGCGGCTCGTCGCGATGCGCCAGCGCTACCGCGCGTTCGGCCGCGGCACGCTCGAGTTTCTCCAGCCGGACAACCGCCGGGTGCTGGCGTTCATGCGGCGGTACGGCGACGAGCAGCTCCTCATCGTCGCGAACCTCTCGCGGTTCGTGCAGTACGTCGAGCTGCCGCTGCAGGCCTGGAGCGGGATGGTGCCGGTGGAGGTTTTCGGCCGCACGCCGTTCCCTCCGATCGGCGAGCTGCCGTACCTGCTGACGCTCGGCCCGCACACCTTCTACTGGTTCTCGCTGGAACGCCCCGCGTCGCGCGCCGCCCGCGAGCCCGAGCTGCCCGTGCGCGCGCCGCTGGCCGCGCCGGACGGCTGGGAGGCGCTCGTGACCGGTCAAGACCGCGCGCTCGTCGACGCCGTCTGGACCTACATCCGCGGGCGCCGCTGGTTCGGCGGCAAGGGCCGCGCGGTCCGGGCCGTGGCGATCCAAAACGCGGTCCGGCTGCCACTCGATCCCGGCGCGTCGCACGTCGTGCTGCTGCGCGTCGACTATGTGGAGGGCGAGCCCGAAGTTTACGCGCTGCCGCTCGCCTTCGTAGCGGCGGGGACCGGGGCGGACACGGTCCGGCGGGATCTGCCGGGGGCGCTGATCGCGGACGTTCGCGAGCCGGGTGGCGACGGCGTGCTCTACGATGGCGTCTACGACCGGGCCACCCAGCTGGCGCTGCTCGACGTCATCGCGCGGCGGCGGCGGGCTCGAACCGGGCACGCCGACCTCGCCGGCGTGCAGACGCAGGCGTTCCGAGAAGTGGTGCCCTGGGCCGGGCAGGCCGGCGCCACCGTCCCCGAATCCACGGTGCTGCGCGGCGAGCAGAGCAACACGTCGCTCGTGTACGGCGACCGGTGCATCCTGAAGCTGTTCCGCAAGCCCGAGGCCGGGCGGCATCCGGACTTCGAGATCAGCCGCTTCCTCACGGAGAAGGCGGCGTTCCCGCACGCCCCGCGGGCCGGCGGCGCGATCGAGTATCGCTTCGGCGACGAGACGCGCACGGTCGCGATCCTCTCGCAATTCGTCGCGAACGAGGGCGACGCGTGGCGGTACACGGTCGACGAGCTGGGTCACTATTTCGAACGGGTGGCGGCGGGCATGGAGATCCCGGCGCCGCCCGGCGGCGCGCTCATTGCGGCCGCCCGGGTGGACCCGTCTCCCGAGGCCGTCGCGGCGGTCGGACCCTACCTCGACGACGCGCGGCTGCTCGGGCAGCGCACCGCCGAGATGCACGTCGCGCTCGCGTCCGATCCGGCCGATCCCGACTTCGCGCCCGAGCCGCTGACCGCGATGTATCAGCGCTCGATCTATCAATCGGTGCGGTCCACCGTCCGCGGCGCGCTGCAGACCCTCCGGCGGAACATGGCGGGCCTCGACGAAGCCGCCCGTCCGATCGCGGAGCGGGTCGCGGCCGCGGAAGACGACCTGCTCGGACGCCTGCATCCGCTGCTCGAAGGGCGGATCACGGCCGCCCGAATCCGCTGCCACGGCGACTACCATCTCGGCCAGGTGCTGTGGACCGGCAAGGATTTCGTCATCATCGATTTCGAGGGTGAACCCGCCCGCCCGCTCTCGGAGCGCCGGCACAAGCGCCCTCCGCTGCGCGACGTCGCCGGGATGCTGCGGTCCTTCGACTACGCGGCGCTGACGGCGCTCGCGGACCACACCGCGCGCGGACTCGCACCGGCGCCCGATCTCGAGGCCCGCCTGCGGGCCGGCGCGCGGCTGTGGACCCACTGGATCTCCGCGTCGTTCCTCGGTGGCTACCTCACCGCGGCGGGTGCGCCGCCGTCCACGAAAGGGAACCGGTCCCGGGGACCAGCCGCCCCGATCGTCCCGTCCGACCCCCGCGCGGCGCAGCTGCTGCTCGACGCGTTCTTGATCGACAAGGCCGCGTACGAGCTCGGATACGAGCTCAACAATCGCCCGGCGTGGGCATGGATCCCGCTCACGGGCATCCTGGCGCTCCTCGGGCGCCTCCCGGCGGGAGGCCGCTGA
- a CDS encoding alpha-amylase/4-alpha-glucanotransferase domain-containing protein: MHRLTLSLALHNHQPVGNFDHVFADATERSYAPMIAALERHPAIRVALHYSGPLLDWFGAHRPDLITRLRALVGRGQIELLTGAYYEAILPIVPDADKRGQILKMTRAIRTEFGYAADGLWLAERVWEPHLARPLGEAGIAYTIVDDTHFHAVGLEDKQLLGYYVTEEEGVPVALFPSLRRLRYLIPWVSPEEVIDYLRTLADTDVRPEGRAEPLDLALMGDDGEKFGMWPTTYAHCWERGWVDRFFEALETTRWIDLVPPGDYRRTHDPAGAIYLPTATYDEMAEWALPPTRAEARASLRHDLETGGRGDLASLVRGGFWRHFLVRYPEANTLHHLALRAGRKVHAMPPGPERERALDELWSGECNCTYWHGVFGGIYLPHIRGAAFEHLIAAEAEADRAQHPRPYAEASAGDLNGDGQPELYLATGLDVCTVDPARGGSIVEWDDRSRKRHLGNVLTRRAEAYHARVRHEAPPLEGAVSIHEAGDRPKEPGLDRLLVYDRVRRTTLRTWLWPVEVTRDEVWRDAAEDLGGFGTAPYAWRLEETPEGATAVLTRRAQVGQGHATLERRIAVDARTRGLTHAARLVWEGPGVLRAVLAEQWSLGLFGGPEQVWAGAGGDSRVSLWEPANLPRAAVVRAGETYSGLTLAFTPERAADVWTLPVFTISNSESGFERNQQGAMLVLRWEIAVPAGAAWEQTTRAGVEEAFHKES, from the coding sequence ATGCACCGGCTCACGCTCTCCCTCGCCCTGCACAACCACCAGCCCGTCGGCAACTTCGACCACGTCTTCGCCGACGCGACCGAACGGTCGTATGCGCCGATGATCGCGGCGCTCGAACGGCACCCCGCGATCCGCGTCGCCCTGCACTATTCCGGTCCACTGCTCGACTGGTTCGGCGCGCACCGGCCGGACCTGATCACGCGTCTGCGGGCGCTCGTGGGGCGCGGACAGATCGAGTTGCTCACCGGCGCGTACTACGAGGCGATCCTCCCGATCGTGCCGGACGCGGACAAGCGGGGGCAGATCCTCAAGATGACCCGCGCCATCAGGACCGAGTTCGGCTACGCGGCCGACGGCCTCTGGCTCGCGGAGCGCGTATGGGAACCGCACCTTGCGCGTCCCCTCGGCGAGGCCGGGATCGCGTACACGATCGTGGACGACACGCACTTCCACGCGGTCGGCCTGGAAGACAAGCAGCTCCTCGGCTATTACGTCACGGAGGAAGAAGGCGTCCCCGTCGCGCTGTTTCCGAGCCTCCGGCGCCTGAGGTACCTCATCCCCTGGGTCTCGCCGGAGGAGGTCATCGACTACCTGCGCACACTCGCCGATACCGACGTCCGCCCGGAGGGCCGGGCGGAGCCGCTCGACCTCGCCCTCATGGGCGACGACGGCGAGAAGTTCGGGATGTGGCCGACGACGTACGCGCACTGCTGGGAGCGGGGCTGGGTCGACCGTTTCTTCGAGGCGCTCGAGACGACCCGCTGGATCGACCTCGTGCCCCCCGGCGACTACCGGCGCACCCACGACCCGGCCGGCGCGATCTACCTGCCGACGGCCACCTACGATGAGATGGCGGAGTGGGCGCTGCCGCCAACGCGCGCCGAGGCGCGGGCCAGCCTGCGCCACGACCTCGAGACCGGCGGCCGGGGCGATCTCGCGAGCCTCGTGCGCGGCGGGTTCTGGCGGCACTTCCTCGTCCGGTATCCCGAGGCCAACACGCTGCACCATCTCGCGCTGCGCGCGGGCCGCAAGGTGCACGCGATGCCCCCGGGTCCCGAACGCGAGCGGGCGCTCGACGAGCTGTGGAGCGGCGAGTGCAACTGCACCTACTGGCACGGCGTCTTCGGGGGCATCTACCTGCCGCACATCCGGGGCGCGGCGTTCGAGCATCTCATCGCCGCGGAGGCGGAGGCCGACCGGGCGCAGCACCCACGGCCGTACGCCGAGGCGTCGGCCGGCGATCTCAACGGGGACGGCCAGCCGGAACTCTATCTCGCCACCGGGCTCGACGTCTGCACCGTCGATCCGGCCCGGGGCGGCAGCATCGTGGAATGGGACGACCGATCGCGGAAACGGCACCTCGGCAACGTGCTCACGCGGCGGGCGGAAGCGTACCACGCCCGCGTGCGCCACGAGGCGCCCCCGCTCGAAGGCGCGGTCTCGATTCACGAGGCCGGCGACCGCCCTAAGGAGCCCGGCCTCGATCGCCTGCTCGTCTACGACCGCGTCCGCCGGACGACGCTGCGGACGTGGCTGTGGCCGGTGGAGGTGACTCGGGACGAAGTGTGGCGCGACGCCGCGGAGGACCTCGGCGGATTCGGCACCGCGCCGTACGCATGGCGGCTCGAGGAAACTCCCGAGGGGGCCACGGCCGTGCTGACGCGGCGCGCCCAAGTGGGCCAAGGGCACGCCACCCTCGAGCGCCGGATCGCCGTCGACGCGCGCACGCGCGGACTCACCCACGCGGCGCGCCTCGTCTGGGAAGGCCCCGGCGTGCTGCGCGCCGTCCTCGCCGAACAGTGGAGCCTCGGCCTCTTCGGCGGGCCCGAGCAGGTGTGGGCGGGCGCCGGCGGCGACTCCCGCGTCTCGTTGTGGGAGCCCGCCAACCTGCCGCGCGCCGCGGTGGTGCGCGCCGGCGAAACCTACTCCGGGCTGACGCTCGCGTTCACGCCGGAGCGCGCCGCGGACGTGTGGACGCTGCCGGTGTTCACGATCTCGAACTCCGAGTCGGGTTTCGAACGCAACCAGCAGGGCGCGATGCTCGTGTTGCGGTGGGAAATCGCGGTGCCCGCCGGAGCGGCATGGGAGCAGACGACCCGCGCCGGGGTCGAGGAGGCCTTCCATAAAGAATCGTGA
- the treZ gene encoding malto-oligosyltrehalose trehalohydrolase: MTGGESAPGPEPAGAVLLPGGGCRFRVWAPNARAVQVHLLSPADRVIPLDRRERGYHEADVPGVDAGARYRYVLDCGAEYPDPASRLQPDGVHGPSQVVDPAFTWEDAGWRGLALAGHIIYELHVGTFSPDGTFGGVVGELDALAALGVTAIELMPVAHFPGTRNWGYDGAYPYAVHTAYGGPDGLKRLVDACHRRGIAVILDVVYNHLGPEGNYLAAYGPYFTDRYRTPWGDAINYDGPDSDEVRRFVIDNACRWIAEFHLDGLRLDAVHAIFDESARHILEELGTAVRERGRALGRRVCMIAESNLNDPRLTRPIDRGGYGLDAAWSDDFHHALHTLLTGERLRYYEDFRGIGDLALAWTEGFVVSGRYSPFRRRRHGAPSRDVAAPRFVVCAQNHDQVGNRALGERLTHLVGFEALKLAAGVVLLAPFVPLLFMGEEYGETASFLYFTDHGDPALAAAVRRGRRAEYPESEPPDPQSPETFQRSRLARGLAREPRHHALLELYTTLIRLRKTVPALANLSKEPMDVRVIGRSSRAEGGRPPEDDARVMVARRWRGDGAVVAVFNFSPSPAGVQVPLPPGRWKLLLDSADARWAGPGRAAPAEIESGGTVRLALAPWSFVLFAAGEGFAGEPS, from the coding sequence CTGACGGGCGGCGAGTCCGCGCCGGGCCCGGAGCCGGCCGGCGCGGTCCTGCTCCCCGGGGGCGGCTGCCGTTTTCGCGTGTGGGCGCCCAACGCCCGTGCCGTGCAGGTGCACCTGTTGAGTCCGGCGGACCGCGTGATCCCGCTCGACCGGCGCGAGCGCGGCTACCACGAGGCCGACGTCCCGGGCGTCGACGCCGGCGCGCGCTACCGCTACGTTCTGGACTGCGGCGCCGAGTACCCCGACCCTGCCTCGCGGCTGCAGCCTGACGGCGTGCACGGGCCGTCGCAGGTCGTCGATCCGGCGTTCACGTGGGAGGACGCGGGCTGGCGCGGGCTCGCGCTCGCCGGCCACATCATCTACGAGCTGCACGTCGGCACGTTTTCACCGGACGGCACGTTCGGCGGCGTGGTCGGTGAGCTCGACGCGCTGGCCGCGCTCGGCGTGACGGCGATCGAATTGATGCCGGTCGCGCACTTTCCGGGCACGCGCAACTGGGGCTACGACGGAGCCTACCCGTACGCGGTGCACACCGCCTACGGCGGGCCCGACGGGCTGAAGCGGCTTGTGGACGCGTGCCACCGCCGGGGAATCGCGGTCATCCTCGACGTCGTCTACAACCACCTCGGTCCCGAAGGCAACTATCTCGCGGCCTACGGACCCTACTTCACGGACCGCTATCGCACGCCGTGGGGTGACGCGATCAATTACGACGGGCCGGACAGCGACGAGGTGCGGCGGTTCGTCATCGACAACGCGTGCCGGTGGATCGCGGAGTTTCATCTCGACGGGCTGCGACTGGACGCGGTGCACGCGATCTTCGATGAATCCGCTCGGCACATCCTCGAGGAGCTGGGCACCGCGGTCCGCGAGCGCGGCCGCGCGCTCGGCCGCCGGGTCTGCATGATCGCCGAGAGCAACCTGAACGACCCGCGGCTCACGCGCCCGATCGACCGCGGCGGCTACGGGCTCGACGCCGCCTGGAGCGACGACTTCCACCACGCGCTCCATACTCTGCTCACCGGCGAGCGGCTCCGGTACTACGAGGACTTCCGCGGGATCGGCGATCTCGCGCTCGCATGGACCGAGGGATTCGTCGTCTCCGGCCGGTACTCGCCGTTCCGGCGGCGGCGCCACGGCGCGCCGTCGCGCGATGTGGCGGCCCCCCGCTTTGTCGTCTGCGCGCAAAACCACGACCAAGTCGGCAACCGCGCGCTCGGCGAGCGGCTCACCCACCTCGTCGGGTTCGAGGCGCTGAAGCTCGCCGCGGGCGTCGTGCTGCTGGCGCCGTTCGTGCCGCTGCTGTTCATGGGCGAGGAGTACGGGGAGACGGCGTCGTTCCTCTACTTCACGGATCACGGTGACCCGGCGCTCGCCGCGGCCGTGCGCCGCGGGCGGCGCGCGGAGTATCCGGAGAGCGAGCCGCCGGATCCACAGTCGCCGGAGACGTTTCAGCGGTCGCGGCTTGCGCGCGGGCTCGCGCGCGAGCCGCGACATCACGCCCTCCTCGAGCTCTACACCACGCTCATCCGGCTGCGCAAGACCGTTCCCGCCCTCGCGAACCTCAGCAAGGAGCCCATGGACGTTCGCGTCATCGGACGGTCGTCCCGTGCGGAGGGCGGCAGGCCGCCGGAGGACGACGCGCGCGTCATGGTGGCGCGCCGCTGGCGGGGAGACGGCGCCGTCGTCGCGGTGTTCAATTTCTCGCCGTCCCCGGCCGGCGTCCAGGTTCCCCTCCCGCCCGGCCGGTGGAAACTGCTTCTCGACTCCGCGGACGCCCGCTGGGCCGGCCCGGGGCGGGCCGCGCCGGCAGAGATCGAGTCCGGCGGGACGGTGCGCCTCGCCCTCGCGCCGTGGTCCTTCGTCCTCTTTGCCGCGGGCGAGGGTTTTGCCGGCGAGCCGTCCTAG
- a CDS encoding alpha-1,4-glucan--maltose-1-phosphate maltosyltransferase, protein MEAKSRVAIEAVTPQIDGGRFPVKRTAGETVVVECDAFADGHDLLAGVLRYRWEGDPASAGWSEAPLQALDNDRWRGTFVAAQTGRYRYTVEVWIDHFATWARDLAKRVDAGQDVGVDLRIGAELVRAAVFGARGPDAEQLSAWADHLDAGNGDAVRIALSAELAAAMRGYPPREGAARYAPELPVVVDRARARFGAWYEMFPRSTSLEPGRHATFRDCEARLPYVASMGFDILYLPPIHPIGRDHRKGRNNAEAAGAGDPGSPWAIGAAEGGHTAIHPELGTFEDFRRLIIRARGCGLEIALDLAYQCAPDHPYVREHPEWFRRRPDATIQYAENPPKKYQDIYPFDFDSSDWRGLWNELLGVVRFWIGEGVRIFRVDNPHTKPFPFWEWLIDEIHGTDPDVIFLAEAFTRPKVMYRLAKLGFTQSYTYFTWRNTKAELIEYFTDLTRPPVSEFFRPNLWPNTPDILHKYLQDGGRPAFAVRLVLAATLGANYGIYGPAYELIEHQSAAPGSPPPASEEYLNAEKYEIKHWDVGRPESLRGLIASVNAVRREYTALQRDDTLVFHGIDNDQLICYSKTSPDGGPPVLVVVNLDPHVAQAGWTALSLPALGLGPDEPFAVTDLLSGTRYTWRGGRNYVSLHPAEQPGHIFRVERSP, encoded by the coding sequence ATGGAGGCGAAGTCCCGAGTCGCCATAGAGGCCGTCACGCCTCAGATCGACGGCGGACGGTTCCCCGTCAAGCGCACCGCCGGCGAGACGGTCGTCGTCGAATGCGACGCGTTCGCGGACGGCCACGATCTGCTGGCGGGCGTGCTGCGGTACCGTTGGGAGGGCGACCCCGCCTCCGCGGGGTGGAGCGAGGCGCCGCTCCAGGCGCTGGACAACGACCGCTGGCGCGGCACGTTTGTCGCGGCGCAGACCGGCCGGTACCGCTACACGGTGGAAGTGTGGATCGACCATTTCGCGACGTGGGCGCGGGATCTCGCGAAGCGGGTGGACGCGGGACAGGATGTGGGGGTGGATCTCCGGATCGGCGCCGAGCTCGTCCGGGCCGCCGTGTTCGGGGCCCGAGGACCGGATGCCGAACAGCTGTCAGCGTGGGCGGACCATCTCGACGCGGGGAACGGTGACGCGGTGCGGATTGCCCTCTCGGCCGAACTGGCCGCCGCGATGCGGGGCTACCCGCCGCGTGAGGGGGCGGCGCGCTACGCGCCCGAGCTGCCGGTCGTCGTCGACCGCGCGCGCGCGCGGTTCGGCGCGTGGTACGAGATGTTTCCCCGTTCGACGTCGCTCGAACCGGGGCGGCACGCGACGTTCAGGGACTGCGAGGCGCGGCTGCCGTATGTCGCGAGCATGGGGTTTGACATCCTCTACCTGCCGCCGATCCATCCGATCGGCCGCGACCACCGCAAGGGGCGCAACAACGCCGAGGCGGCGGGCGCGGGCGATCCGGGAAGCCCCTGGGCCATCGGCGCCGCGGAGGGCGGCCACACCGCCATTCATCCCGAGCTCGGGACGTTCGAGGATTTCCGCCGCCTCATCATCCGCGCCCGGGGCTGCGGCCTGGAGATCGCGCTCGACCTCGCCTACCAGTGCGCGCCTGATCATCCGTACGTGCGCGAGCACCCGGAGTGGTTCCGGCGGCGGCCCGACGCCACGATCCAGTACGCGGAAAACCCGCCCAAGAAGTACCAGGACATCTACCCGTTCGATTTCGATTCGTCCGACTGGCGAGGTCTGTGGAACGAGCTGCTCGGCGTCGTGCGCTTCTGGATCGGCGAGGGGGTGCGCATCTTCCGGGTGGACAACCCGCACACGAAGCCGTTCCCGTTCTGGGAATGGCTGATCGACGAGATCCACGGCACCGACCCCGACGTCATCTTTCTCGCGGAGGCGTTCACGCGTCCCAAGGTGATGTACCGGCTGGCCAAGCTGGGATTCACGCAGTCGTACACCTACTTTACGTGGCGCAACACGAAGGCCGAGTTGATCGAGTACTTCACCGACCTCACGCGCCCGCCGGTGAGTGAATTTTTCAGGCCCAATCTCTGGCCGAACACGCCGGATATTCTGCACAAGTACCTGCAGGACGGCGGCCGGCCGGCGTTCGCCGTGCGTCTCGTGCTCGCGGCGACGCTGGGGGCGAACTACGGCATCTACGGGCCGGCGTACGAACTCATCGAGCACCAGTCGGCCGCCCCGGGGAGTCCGCCGCCGGCGAGCGAGGAGTATCTCAACGCGGAGAAGTACGAGATCAAACACTGGGACGTCGGCCGGCCGGAAAGTCTGCGCGGCCTGATCGCGAGCGTGAACGCAGTCCGCCGGGAGTACACGGCGCTCCAGCGGGACGACACCCTGGTGTTTCACGGAATCGACAACGATCAGCTCATCTGTTACAGCAAGACGAGTCCGGACGGCGGCCCGCCGGTGCTCGTCGTCGTGAACCTCGACCCGCACGTCGCGCAGGCGGGCTGGACCGCGCTTTCGCTGCCGGCGCTCGGGCTCGGCCCGGACGAGCCCTTCGCCGTGACGGACCTGCTGAGCGGCACCCGGTACACCTGGCGCGGGGGCCGCAACTACGTCTCGCTGCATCCGGCCGAGCAGCCGGGGCACATCTTCCGGGTGGAGCGGAGCCCGTGA